One window of Ziziphus jujuba cultivar Dongzao chromosome 5, ASM3175591v1 genomic DNA carries:
- the LOC107429949 gene encoding protein SMALL AUXIN UP-REGULATED RNA 9, producing MDSKKSNKIRDIVRLQQILKKWRKLANSSKSTTICSNNNNNNRSGSKSIKFLKRTLSISDKTICEASSISVPKGYLAVCVGEEQKRFVIPMEYLGHHAFHILLREAEEEFGFEQAGILRIPCEVSLFESILKMVEEKRDPFCFKKYRLNKEECGSSDAQISLYHHPESPMCR from the coding sequence ATGGATTCAAAGAAGTCTAACAAGATCAGAGACATTGTTAGGCTTCAGCAAAtcctaaagaagtggagaaaaCTTGCTAATTCATCAAAATCCACCACCATTTgtagcaacaacaacaacaacaacagaagTGGAAGCAAAAGCATCAAGTTCCTGAAAAGAACGCTTTCTATATCAGATAAAACAATCTGTGAAGCTTCAAGCATTTCTGTTCCCAAAGGCTATCTGGCGGTTTGCGTTGGTGAAGAACAGAAGAGATTCGTTATTCCAATGGAGTATCTGGGTCACCATGCATTTCACATCCTGTTGAGAGAAGCAGAGGAAGAATTTGGGTTTGAACAGGCTGGTATTTTGAGGATTCCATGTGAGGTTTCTCTGTTCGAAAGTATATTGAAGATGGTAGAGGAAAAGAGAGACCCTTTTTGCTTCAAGAAATATAGGCTTAACAAAGAGGAATGCGGCTCATCTGATGCCCAGATTTCTCTTTATCATCATCCTGAGAGCCCAATGTGCAGatag